One Aspergillus oryzae RIB40 DNA, chromosome 2 genomic window carries:
- a CDS encoding anthranilate phosphoribosyltransferase (anthranilate phosphoribosyltransferase), whose protein sequence is MSAAPFDLQPGQVSISPLLQKLAYPSEKLPVEAVDIASAFALIFEDRLSAIQTAALLTLLHSTGRDRDAEVIARCSHRMREAATQVDRPTLKKIIKARGKKEGTYNGGLCDIVGTGGDSHSTFNISTTASIIASPLILMAKHGNRAQTSFSGSADVLNAIPPTPPNISAVSAENLAQVYEKTNYAFLFAPNFHPGMMYANAVRRALGLRTIFNLMGPLANPVDWAIEARVVGVAYQSLGPVFAEALRQNGCKKAMVICGEEDLDEISCAGKTNCWKLTEYPNPAYKGSADDECSSDEDEHEVPRTLVKFETFQLHPSDFGLPTHPLTAVFGRKMPKDNAAKIMSILRNELPRDDPILSFVLMNVAALLVISGVCESETSNMGPGDDGQVITERGPGGGRWKEGVRRARWAVESGAALKCLEGFIEVTNNLQ, encoded by the exons ATGTCCGCCGCTCCTTTTGACCTGCAACCGGGTCAAGTCTCTATCTCTCCCCTCCTGCAGAAGCTCGCCTACCCCTCCGAGAAGCTTCCTGTAGAAGCTGTAGACATTGCTTCAGCATTCGCATTGATTTTCGAGGATCGTCTCTCTGCTATACAGACGGCAGCTCTTTTAACACTTTTACACTCTACTGGAAGGGATCGGGATGCAGAGGTCATTGCTAGATGCTCTCATCGCATGCGAGAGGCCGCTACTCAAGTCGACAGGCCCACCTTgaaaaagatcatcaaggccCGCGGTAAGAAGGAGGGCACTTACAATGGAGGCCTG TGCGATATTGTTGGTACTGGCGGAGATTCGCATTCCACTTTCAATATCTCTACCACCGCTTCTATCATCGCCTCGCCGCTTATCCTGATGGCCAAACATGGCAATCGCGCGCAGACCTCTTTCTCTGGATCCGCAGATGTCCTCAATGCTATTCCGCCGACTCCCCCGAATATTTCCGCTGTTAGCGCCGAGAACCTTGCGCAGGTGTACGAGAAGACCAATTATGCATTCTTGTTTGCCCCCAACTTCCACCCAGGCATGATGTACGCCAATGCAGTGCGCCGCGCATTGGGACTACGGACAATTTTCAACCTGATGGGCCCACTGGCTAATCCTGTTGATTGGGCCATTGAGGCTAGAGTAGTCGGTGTGGCCTACCAGAGCCTTGGTCCTGTTTTTGCCGAGGCCCTGAGACAGAATGGATGCAAAAAGGCAATGGTCATCTGCGGTGAGGAGGACCTAGATGAAATCAGCTGTGCTGGAAAGACCAACTGCTGGAAACTCACGGAATACCCTAACCCTGCCTACAAGGGTTCGGCAGATGATGAATGCTCAAGTGACGAGGACGAGCATGAAGTCCCCCGCACTCTGGTCAAATTTGAAACTTTCCAACTACACCCATCAGACTTTGGTCTGCCAACTCATCCATTGACTGCCGTATTCGGAAGAAAGATGCCCAAAGACAATGCAGCCAAGATTATGAGCATCCTGCGGAACGAACTGCCTCGCGATGATCCGATCCTCTCCTTTGTTCTTATGAACGTCGCTGCCCTTCTGGTTATTTCGGGTGTCTGTGAATCCGAGACTAGTAATATGGGACCCGGCGACGATGGCCAAGTGATTACCGAACGTGGACCAGGTGGTGGGCGCTGGAAGGAAGGTGTCCGACGAGCCAGATGGGCCGTCGAAAGTGGCGCAGCCCTTAAGTGCTTGGAGGGATTTATTGAAGTGACGAACAACCTTCAGTAA
- a CDS encoding CDP-alcohol phosphatidyltransferase family protein (phosphatidylinositol synthase), which translates to MASHSAQGTAAQHKDYEENVFLFVPNLIGYARVVLAITSLYYMPLHPRTCSLLYSVSCLLDALDGAAARHLGQSTQFGAVLDMVTDRCTTTCLLVFLASAFPRWSIVFQSLISLDYSSHYIHMYATLAMGGNRQSHKQIDESRPWVMRIYYSNTKVLFMVCALNELFFIALYLLSFSSSPSLMDNASLKVSQFDPSRLWSSSWSAGAMEMARANKLNETVPWCLLYVSTPVMLFKQYVNMIQLIEASKWLVQGDNEMRRNARLAQKRDQ; encoded by the exons ATGGCCAGTCATTCAGCACAAGGCACTGCTGCACAGCATAAAGATTATGAAGAGAATGTTTTCCTCTTCGTTCCCAACCTGAtcg GGTACGCCCGCGTTGTTCTCGCCATCACATCCCTCTATTACATGCCCCTGCACCCACGAACATGTTCGCTATTATATAGCGTCTCTTGTCTTCTTGATGCCCTAGATGGAGCCGCAGCCCGGCATCTAGGGCAATCAACGCAATTCGGTGCGGTTCTGGATATGGTTACAGACCGATGTACAACAACTTGCTTGCTAGTTTTCTTGGCGAGTGCATTCCCCAGGTGGAGTATTGTTTTTCAGAGCTTGATTAGCTTGGACTATTCAAGTCACTACATCCATATGTATGCGACCTTGGCAATGGGTGGAAACCGTCAGAGCCACAAACAGATCGATGAGAGTCGGCCATGGGTCATGCGGATCTACTACTCTAACACG AAAGTCCTTTTCATGGTGTGCGCGCTGAACGAGCTCTTCTTTATTGCGTTGTATTTactctcattctcatcatcgccatcgtTGATGGACAACGCGAGCCTCAAGGTATCACAATTCGATCCTTCAAGACTATGGAGCTCCTCTTGGAGTGCTGGGGCAATGGAGATGGCTCG TGCCAATAAATTAAACGAAACTGTTCCATGGTGCCTACTTTATGTCTCGACGCCAGTTATGCTCTTTAAGCAATATGTGAACATGATTCAATTAATAGAGGCCAGCAAGTGGCTTGTCCAAGGTGACAATGAAATGAGAAGGAATGCACGGCTTGCGCAGAAAAGAGATCAGTGA
- a CDS encoding putative C6 transcription factor (predicted protein) — MPLSWEPDFSEALKTHEVLHELVGLYFRHIHNIAHTMFHEPSFMHHMREGTASMKHVYGMCALAARFSKNPIFHGISPCSRGKVYAFQAVRLCRQCTDTPSLETIQALLLIGYFFSGEVDHQRKHIYVGLARLHAEALSLWGSATQSSSDAVIQEEYRRTCFSVRIATHWSASDMFMEPEDTCHSSEMVPEIDDVLFHTLTSAELLRKPPLAPTFRCDMWAQMARTLDIFTKINGLLRQLSRGVITLNDYCQEAPILEDRLNQWYENLPEHLTYSYDHLIFFLERHLGRTFLSMHIGYYHFRQMLFFPFLKAGVGREATTTEPKAAKCNESAATVSEILNYATSLENCELDYFIYGHIAVVSSCVHLHSLLFSDDLSELFMARQRLILNFKFLMRVKSYWPIVDSSVSRLRTFQNSCRNSMSDPFALDNWMARFLTEHSSCLAERQTHDSLSSSFGVERISTQSAEYNAELSGIAQSSGILNTPNPGALEGSQLKEPENAWDGLSYLMNDQSITNEALADNAIDWLLKE; from the exons ATGCCACTATCTTGGGAACCGGACTTCTCGGAAGCACTGAAAACACATGAAGTCTTGCATGAATTAGTTGGCTTATATTTTCGCCACATTCATAACATTGCCCACACCATGTTTCACGAGCCCAGTTTCATGCATCATATGAGGGAAGGTACAGCATCCATGAAACATGTCTATGGCATGTGTGCATTAGCTGCCAG GTTCTCTAAGAACCCGATTTTCCATGGTATCTCACCTTGCTCCCGTGGAAAAGTTTACGCCTTTCAGGCCGTGCGACTTTGTCGCCAATGTACGGATACTCCAAGCCTGGAAACAATTCAAGCATTGCTTTTGATTGGATATTTTTTTAGTGGCGAAGTTGatcatcaaagaaaacacataTATGTTGGACTCGCGCGGTTACATGCCGAGGCTCTGTCACTCTGGGGTTCTGCCACGCAGTCAAGTTCTGATGCGGTAATTCAAGAGGAGTATCGCCGAACCTGTTTCTCCGTTCGGATTGCCACCCACTGGTCTGCTTCTGACATGTTCATGGAGCCTGAAGATACGTGTCACAGCTCAGAAATGGTACCAGAAATAGATGATGTACTCTTCCATACCTTGACTTCCGCCGAGTTGCTGCGGAAACCCCCATTAGCACCCACATTTCGGTGTGACATGTGGGCTCAAATGGCACGGACGCTTGATATCTTTACCAAAATTAATGGATTACTGAGACAGCTCAGCCGAGGGGTGATTACCCTCAATGACTATTGCCAGGAGGCCCCTATACTGGAAGATCGTCTTAACCAATGGTACGAGAATCTGCCCGAGCACTTGACATACAGCTATGACCacctcattttcttcttggagaggcACCTTGGTCGAACCTTTTTGTCCATGCATATTGGATACTACCATTTTCGCCAaatgctcttctttcccttcctaAAGGCGGGTGTAGGTCGAGAAGCAACCACCACCGAACCTAAAGCAGCCAAGTGTAATGAAAGTGCAGCTACAGTTTCGGAGATCTTAAACTATGCCACAAGCCTTGAGAACTGTGAGTTGGACTACTTTATTTATGGACATATTGCTGTGGTCAGCTCTTGTGTTCATCTTCACTCTTTACTTTTCAGCGATGATCTCTCGGAGCTCTTCATGGCACGGCAACGACTCATTCTCAATTTTAAGTTTTTGATGAGAGTGAAATCATATTGGCCTATAGTTGACTCCTCT GTGTCTCGTCTACGAACTTTCCAGAACTCTTGCCGTAATTCTATGTCCGACCCATTTGCACTAGATAATTGGATGGCCCGTTTCCTTACAGaacattcttcttgtcttgCAGAGAGACAGACGCACGACTCACTGTCATCGAGTTTCGGTGTGGAAAGGATATCTACACAGTCTGCCGAATATAACGCGGAGCTTTCTGGTATAGCACAAAGTTCGGGGATTCTAAATACCCCCAATCCGGGGGCACTAGAAGGATCTCAATTGAAGGAACCGGAGAATGCCTGGGACGGCTT